A stretch of the Takifugu flavidus isolate HTHZ2018 chromosome 1, ASM371156v2, whole genome shotgun sequence genome encodes the following:
- the LOC130529399 gene encoding olfactory receptor 11H6-like has product MFLTETHKMTNKTNIFYLSGLNDVTTNRGLIFTFIFLCYSLIWIVNGALILVIILEEKLHEPMYIFLCNLCINSLYGTAAFYPKFLYDLVTNNRTISYAGCMLQGFVIYSYASTDFSILALMAYDRYLAICRPLEYHSLMTKHKVVLLVCFSRLVPWLCLTVLIIMTSLLQLCDSHIDKLYCANWSIVKLSCNSITANNIVGYIFILFYFCHDVFIMCSYVPLLKSAVKSRDGRKKFTQTCVPHLFCLLNVTVALLFDLMYARYGSPSLSAGVKNFMALQFILFPPILNPLIYGLKLTQVRNRLLNVFKGKG; this is encoded by the coding sequence TTATTTTCACCTTCATCTTTTTGTGTTACAGTTTGATTTGGATTGTAAATGGAGCTCTTATCTTGGTCATTATACTGGAGGAAAAACTTCATGAACCCATGTACATATTTCTGTGTAATTTGTGCATTAATAGTCTCTATGGGACAGCAGCTTTTTACCCCAAGTTCTTATATGATTTAGTGACTAACAACCGTACCATATCTTATGCTGGTTGCATGTTACAAGGTTTTGTTATATACTCATATGCTTCAACTGATTTCTCAATTCTGGCCCTCATGGCTTATGACAGATATTTGGCTATATGTCGCCCGCTGGAGTATCACTCTTTAATGACTAAACATAAGGTTGttttgttggtgtgtttctCCAGGCTGGTGCCTTGGCTTTGTTTGACCGTTTTGATCATAATGACCTCTCTATTGCAACTATGTGACTCCCACATCGACAAACTCTATTGCGCAAACTGGTCAATTGTTAAGCTTTCTTGCAATTCAATAACGGCAAACAATATTGtaggatacattttcattttattctatttctgcCATGATGTTTTCATTATGTGCTCATACGTGCCGTTGTTAAAATCTGCTGTGAAATCAAGAGACGGGAGGAAAAAGTTTACGCAGACATGCGTGCCACATTTGTTCTGCCTGCTTAACGTAACAGTTGCTCTGCTGTTTGACCTCATGTATGCCAGGTACGGATCACCCTCTCTGTCAGCAGGTGTAAAGAATTTCATGGCTCTGCAGTTTATCTTGTTTCCACCAATTCTGAACCCTCTTATATATGGACTCAAACTGACGCAAGTTCGCAACaggcttttaaatgtgtttaaaggtaAAGgctaa